The DNA sequence aagtagtaccaatgtagctagcacaaggttggtggaaaagcttagcttagagaccattcctcatgctaagccctacaagcttgcttggataagtaaagaaggagaaataaatgtcaataaacaagtcctaattaacttctctataggaagctacaaagatgaggtgctatgtgatgttgttcccatggaagtcacacatatcttactaggtaggccatggcaatttgataaacaaactttacatgatggccataccaaccaatacattttcttcaaaaatgggaaaaagacaactttactacctctatcacctcaagaagttaataaggatagaaataaaataagaaaagataaagaagaaaaagaaaaggggcaaactttcaccaaggtgttacttgcctacaaaaaaattcttcaaaagcaagatgtgcatcactcttccttctcttcccaagccaaaaaggaaggcccaaagcataagcaagagaggaagaatagtctagaaaataaagatggcctaaccaaagctaggggtaatacccttagaaaggatggaacaaaagctcataaaagggaggcgcaaatcctcccccaaatcaagtcaagttccatccacaaaggcttaaagaatttgtggtcaaattctctccaagaaggggaggatgatgaaagattgaccccaaccaaggatggaggcacatgcttaagaagactaagcatgtttagaaaggaagttcactaatccttcatccctttaatttgtgtttgttattttttgattccctaagttggcttagttgaatcaactttagttgacttgttgacctttgactaggtttgacttgttgactatagttcacttgacacgtggcattttttaatttttattttttaaatttaaaaaaaaaaatatatatatatatatatatatattttaaaaaaaaataaaaaaaccacagattgacacgtgacacgttgactaacgacgttagtcaactctgtctgaaagggacctaattgaagcaattttcaaaagttgggatgcaattgacacttttttaaaaccgcgtacctatttgacacactagcctcaaactgggtactatacgagtaattaaaccttatttaaatttatattttaccttaaactttattttaaaatttaaaatatatagatcgataaatttgtatttcaaatagttctataatattatatatcaataatttctataaaaagttagagttggtttaaaattaataattttagaaattcaaatgtaaaattttaaaacaatttcataacaagttaaaataaatatgtttaaaattttaaaactaaatataaataaagtttaatgtaaaatataaatttaaataaacttaatattgttaaaatatttaataaaaatatcaatgttaataaaaatataattatcatatttatataaaagtttaaatttggtcttaatttggaggggatgaaattgaaatatttaaaaaaaaatgagactgaaattgaatcaaaataacatatatatggACAAATTGATATTGAGACAATAACTTAACACGTTTCACTATATTGACTTGACACATAGCACAATACTGACATGACAcgtgacaaaaataatttttaaaataaattattttttttaaataaataaaaatttaaaaaccgaTAAGTTGACATGTGATACATACCATTAATACCATATTATCGTAATTGACCTAAttgttatacattttaaaaaatataaacttaattgaaacaaaaaagaaatctgAGGACTTATGAAATTTTGGTACAAAAACTATGACCAATGGAATATTTAACCTAAAATGAAAGGAACAAAATGTACAAGAGAGTACAAAAAATCTATTTTGATTCTCTaatcatattttcataaattaaaaataaaaataaaactttattaatgacATGTTTTAGTATGAAGTAATCACTTAACACAATACTATTCATATAATTAACAACTGACCCTAAAAAGAAGGATAAAATGTACTTAATCATTACTTAGCCATAGTTTTTTAAGTGTCAAGAAGagtaaatattaacaaaaagagaaataaatgatagacataatgaaaaaaaaaatatagattaatTTGGTTATGCCTGAATGTCGAGTTCAATCCAATCATGAATTATTCCATCGTTTTTGGAATTCAACATAAACATACATTTTTCTATTAACTTATCATGAGGTTTATTATTAACCTATTACAAAAACAATACTAAGTAGTATAGCAATCTACTACACTAATGCACTGAAATACGTGTTGAAACCAAATCAACTAATgagaaaaatgaattagaaaagaTATCACTTAAATGTCACTGATCTCTGAATATATAAGTGAatgtaaaaagaatttttttcataaagagCTTGTAGATAGAACTTCTTTCAAGAACACtacatcatttaaaaaaactaaaatgatgTCCTTAAAACTAGAGAGAATCTTGAATAACTGACCCTTTTACCAAATATGTATTTACGAAAaaagtttttgtttaaattttgtgagaaattcctataaatatataattgagaaACAaggttaattgattattatttatgataacaattatattgtttttattaagaTATGAAATCTACTAAGAACAATTGTTCAAAacgataatttattatttatacaaacAATATTCAGGAAAATGTTTACGAGATGACAAACACAGAAGCAAAaacattacatatatatatccAATGCTTCCACAAAAATGTTTACGAAGAAACTGTATTTTGCTGCTCGGTTTTAGCCAACTTTGCTCGTATAAGTTTGTCCAATATGGGAGGCTCCAATGGAACCGGATCTAGACACCGTTCTGCGGTAGCAACAATCACCTACGCCCAAAAGatacaaaaatcaaaataagcACAAGAGATGCATAAGATATTAGGAACTAAAAGAAGCTAGTTCAGAACAGGGGGCAAAAGAAACTGTAGACCTAAAGGTAATTTTCATAAGAAAACTGCGTGACATCACCATGGAAAACTATGTTTAAGAGAATTTTCCTACCTCATCTAGCAAGAAGTCGATTGCAGCTTCATCTTCAACTATATCCCTTAATGGGATCCTTAGGAATTGGATATCCACTTGAATTTGCTGGAATCCACTTCGGTTAAAAGTCTGGAGTCGGGCAAATTCTAGTAAACTTTTAAGGCACAATTTAACTAAAGTTGTAACTACAGACTCCTGCGGTCCATAAGGAAAATGATATCAAGGTTCCCTCCCAATCAACTATTAACATTTAAATCTCcaatataataatcataaaatacCTGTGTATATTCTACTTTggtaaaaatttcaactttCTGCTTAAACAACTTTGCCAGATGCGTTTCCAAAAGCTGGCTCCTTGCCCTTTGAGTGTTTGACCTACCCAGTTTCTCTTCCCGTAATGGGTTGCTCCTTGAGGAAGCACTACTTCCATTACTATCAGTCCTGCGGTGCTTACGTCTACCTTGAGGCAATATCTGCTTCACTTCCTTAACTATAGCTTCAAGCtggaataaaatgaaaataaaggaaattaaaatttccTCCAGTTTGCTTCCATTAAAATTTGATCTTTAACCAAAGCGAACAGTGTTGTGCAATCCACAAAGTAAACCTCACCGAATggaataagatttttttattgttgttgctTCAATTAATTACAGATCATTTTCATCACATTCATTATATTCCAGATAAGCAAAATCTATTATGACTAGTATTCAATTGCGATGCTTAAACCATTCAATGCAAACTTAAAAGACACAGAAAAGTGCGGTTgataatatatagatataccAACCTCTTGAAGAAACAGATCAACAAACATATGAACTTCTCTTGGCTCTTTATGCTgtgtaaagaaaagaaaaaaatttcagaTTCAAGCTCTTTAAAGACAACCAATCACCAGTCTTGTGAAAAAAACGGATATAACAGACTGACCTTAACCCAATTAGGGGTGGTAAACCTCTTCTTCAGGAGAAATGATACACTCTGAGTTCTCATATTTAcgtactgaaaaaaaaaacaaaaacatataggGAAACACTGTtcaatttgaaatacttttaGATAATAAAGAATTAGAGGACTTGTAACGGATCAGGTACAGATAACTGGAGATTAAATATCCACCAAAACCAGAGCACTCAAGAAAGTGTACTACGAAACAAAGAAAGTGAAGTAAAGCTTGCTAGTTCGCTTATAAATCAGGCAACAGCCCCTCAAAAGAAACGATCCCAGAACATCAAAGCAAAACCATAAGAGCTATCCATCCTTAATAAATTCAAAGGACAACCAGACATTGTAGAAAACATGACCATTTTATAATCAAATGCACCATACGTACATATGATAGGATTACAAAGTCCTCTACCAGTCAAGTAAAAGCCAAGAAAAAAGCAACAAAAGCCACAGAAGAAGTTAATAAGAACTGCTCAAAACTCAGTTGTCAACATTCCCGAAAATCTTAATACATTGTTCCAGATAAAATTAACTGACAGTGTAAAAAATGAACAGGCAGCTAAACTAATCAGTTCTTGAGAGAAAGCTCACAATACATAATGTAACAACTGCATCATTTCCAGGTTTTGAATGGTATTGTATTTCACATGCAAACAGGCACTGTCTACAGGCTTAAATGGTCAATCAAATTGAAACTCATCTTTTCCATGGAAACATAAATATTCTATGGTATTAAAATCAAGCTGGAAAACATAAAAATGCTTTATGCCTTACCTAGGGAATATATGAATAAGAATGAGTGACATACAGACAAGGACAAAAAGCGTCATATGAATTGCAATTCCATTAAAAGCAAAATATGAACTTAAAAACGTACCAAGTGCAGGAACTTTTCACCAGCTGACCGAAATTTTCGACATATTTCTCCAGGAACAAATGCAGGTCCAGATTCATGACCTCTAATGCTACCCCCAGAAAAGGAAGAAGCTATTTCCTGAAGATTACAAGGAAAACTTTAGGTATACCCAGAGGATCTGAAACAAAAAGTAACACAGTGAAATTCCAAGAATGGAATATAAGTCTATAAAGTGAACCCTTGCCTCGGTGACTTTTGGGATGACAGTTTGTTCAATGAAAGAAGACAACTGGGCCAGTACAAGGACAAGGCCAGCAAAAGCTTTATCCCCTTGAGCACCCTCTGCCAAACCGTGTGCTTGAATAGATGAGTTACTTCTACCTGAAAATAGAAGGAACTGATCCTCCAGTTTCCTAAAAAAGTCCTGAAGTCCTTCTTGAACCCAATCAATAATTAACTCTCTTAATCTAACTACGATCCCGGAGTTTTCATCTAAAATTTTGCGGAAATCCTGAACGAGAGTGATTAAATGTAAATGAAATGACATAAAACGGAAATAGGAGAAAATCTCAATGGCAACACATGCATGATGCATACATAATTGCATATAAACTTGGTTAGAAGAATCTAAGGATAAAAACGTGCTTACCAACAAGACATTCAAGCTTCCTTGAAGAACTGCTTTTGTACTTGCATCAAGAACAACATCAAGAGAGCACTGTTCTGCACCATCCTTTTTCAGGATTTGTAAGAGGGAGCCTACAAAACAGATGCTATCTCAGTGCACAGTTAGGAAGACAACTTTCTAAAATTTTTCCAGTAGCAAAAACCATGTGAATATATAATAGAGCTATTTTGACAAGTGAGAATCAGCAACAGCATAATTCATAGCATTCTATGCTTCTGatcattgtaaaaaaaaaaaaaaaatctgtcaCATTGGTGCAATCATCAAACtaagatttttaatttcttgattCTCCTACAAGGTACGGAaagtattttaaactttaagcTGAAACCTAATATCAGAAACATTCTGATTACAAGTCAAAGAACTAACCTGAGATGTCTTGCAGAAGATGAGAAAATGCACTTCTAACAAATGACATGAGAACAACCTTTGCAGCCTGGAAATATTTTGGGTTAGTCGATTCAAATTAACTTGGTaatgattatattataaaaatatgtgaaagGAAAGAATTGAATAGCTACAACTTAGGTGaacaaaaaaagataaatgGATAACCTCAAGAGAATGGTTTGAGAGAGCCGCTT is a window from the Vigna unguiculata cultivar IT97K-499-35 chromosome 7, ASM411807v1, whole genome shotgun sequence genome containing:
- the LOC114191695 gene encoding vacuolar protein sorting-associated protein 51 homolog, with protein sequence MGTDEAPMDDKAKRMRDLLSSFYSPDPSNSDTTSKHASLDDINSTSFDPDQYMNILAYKSNLEGLLQRHVEVAAEIKNLDTDLQMLVYENYNKFISATDTIKRMKSNISGMETNMEQLLEKIMSVQSRSDSVNSSLFDKREHIEKVHRTCNLLRKVQFIYDLPDRLGKCIKSEAYADAVRFYTGAMPIFKAYGDSSFRDCKQASEEAMAIIVKSLQGKLFSDSESIQVRADAAVLLKQLDFPVDNLKTKLFEKLEQSITDIRLNPIEINSASRDYSAHEAAVHEFVEAVRAFRVIFPDSDEQLVKLAEDLVTKNFVFAEEYVKTRICPDDLLGVLRVIWNDVLLIDEVLQEAALSNHSLEAAKVVLMSFVRSAFSHLLQDISGSLLQILKKDGAEQCSLDVVLDASTKAVLQGSLNVLLDFRKILDENSGIVVRLRELIIDWVQEGLQDFFRKLEDQFLLFSGRSNSSIQAHGLAEGAQGDKAFAGLVLVLAQLSSFIEQTVIPKVTEEIASSFSGGSIRGHESGPAFVPGEICRKFRSAGEKFLHLYVNMRTQSVSFLLKKRFTTPNWVKHKEPREVHMFVDLFLQELEAIVKEVKQILPQGRRKHRRTDSNGSSASSRSNPLREEKLGRSNTQRARSQLLETHLAKLFKQKVEIFTKVEYTQESVVTTLVKLCLKSLLEFARLQTFNRSGFQQIQVDIQFLRIPLRDIVEDEAAIDFLLDEVIVATAERCLDPVPLEPPILDKLIRAKLAKTEQQNTVSS